In Chlorogloeopsis sp. ULAP01, the following proteins share a genomic window:
- the menD gene encoding 2-succinyl-5-enolpyruvyl-6-hydroxy-3-cyclohexene-1-carboxylic-acid synthase, translating to MSIGFRNTNELWAAILTQTLKRLGLTCAVICPGSRSTPLAVIFAQESPTLEVISILDERSAAFFALGRAKATGTPTAIVCTSGTAGANFYPAVIEAKESRVPLLLLTADRPSELRNCHSGQTIDQLKLYGNYPNWQAELATPSAEIGMLTYLRQTVMYAWERSLYPVPGPVHLNIPFRDPLAPISDGTDFNSLQLHFQSEDFWTGISRLSPTLPLSPSSSPLLQEWEKSDQGIIIAGVAQPQQPREYCQAIAQLSKSLKFPVLAEGLSPVRNYAELNPYIISTYDLILRNQQLAKQLAPEIVIQIGEMPTSPVLRNWLKTTAAKRWIIDPSDQNLDPLHGRTVHLRVSVEQLAVTFGEDTRKEDTGTRGSGDTENIFDNFSASPRLPLSASFFGSNVTPSSYLQKWCTAEAKVRLNVDQTLANTSDLLESKIAWLLSQILPRETPIFIANSMPVRDVEFFWKPHQSGVNTFFNRGANGIDGTLSTALGIAHHNQSSVMLTGDLALLHDTNGFLIRNKFVGHLTIVLINNNGGGIFEMLPIAKFDPPFEEFFATPQDIDFAQLCATYGVEHELITTWEQFQNRLNLLPTTGIRVLELRTNRKFDAKWRQENLGKFSAAHTFE from the coding sequence ATGTCAATTGGTTTCAGAAATACAAATGAACTATGGGCTGCAATCTTGACGCAGACATTAAAGCGCTTAGGATTAACTTGCGCCGTAATTTGTCCTGGCTCGCGATCGACACCCTTAGCAGTCATTTTTGCTCAAGAATCGCCCACTCTAGAAGTAATTTCCATTCTTGATGAACGTTCTGCTGCCTTTTTTGCTTTAGGTAGGGCAAAAGCAACTGGAACTCCCACCGCAATTGTTTGCACCTCTGGTACGGCAGGGGCAAATTTTTACCCAGCAGTTATTGAAGCAAAAGAAAGTCGTGTACCATTGTTACTGTTAACAGCCGATAGACCCTCGGAGTTGCGAAATTGCCATTCTGGACAAACAATTGACCAGTTGAAATTATATGGTAATTACCCAAATTGGCAAGCAGAGTTAGCGACACCATCCGCAGAGATAGGAATGTTAACTTATCTGCGGCAAACAGTGATGTATGCCTGGGAGCGATCGCTTTATCCTGTACCTGGGCCTGTACATTTGAATATACCCTTTCGTGACCCCCTAGCACCCATTTCAGATGGGACTGACTTCAATTCCTTACAGTTACACTTTCAGTCAGAAGACTTCTGGACAGGTATTTCTCGCCTCTCTCCAACTCTCCCTCTCTCCCCTTCTTCCTCTCCCCTTCTACAAGAATGGGAAAAATCCGATCAAGGTATTATCATCGCCGGAGTTGCACAACCACAACAACCACGGGAATATTGTCAGGCGATCGCCCAACTTAGCAAGTCTTTAAAATTCCCAGTTTTGGCAGAGGGACTATCACCTGTTAGAAACTATGCCGAGCTTAATCCCTATATAATTTCCACCTATGACCTGATTTTACGGAATCAACAATTAGCAAAACAACTAGCACCGGAAATAGTAATTCAAATAGGTGAAATGCCCACCAGCCCAGTGCTGCGTAATTGGCTCAAAACCACAGCAGCAAAACGCTGGATCATTGACCCCAGCGACCAAAATCTCGATCCCCTCCACGGTAGGACAGTTCATCTGCGGGTGAGTGTAGAGCAGCTTGCTGTTACCTTTGGAGAAGACACGAGGAAAGAGGACACGGGGACGCGGGGAAGTGGGGACACGGAGAATATATTTGATAATTTCTCCGCGTCACCGCGTCTTCCCCTCTCCGCGTCTTTCTTTGGGTCTAATGTCACCCCATCCTCTTATCTTCAGAAGTGGTGTACAGCAGAAGCTAAAGTTAGGTTGAATGTCGATCAAACCTTAGCAAATACATCGGATTTACTTGAAAGTAAAATTGCCTGGTTACTGTCTCAAATTCTACCCAGAGAAACACCTATATTTATCGCCAACAGTATGCCCGTAAGGGATGTAGAATTTTTTTGGAAACCCCATCAATCAGGTGTAAACACTTTTTTTAACCGGGGTGCGAATGGAATTGATGGTACATTATCCACTGCTTTAGGAATTGCCCATCACAATCAAAGCAGCGTCATGTTGACGGGAGATTTAGCTTTATTGCACGATACCAACGGCTTTTTAATCAGAAATAAATTTGTTGGACACCTGACAATAGTATTAATTAATAATAATGGCGGTGGCATTTTTGAAATGTTGCCCATTGCCAAGTTCGATCCGCCCTTTGAAGAGTTTTTTGCTACCCCCCAAGATATTGATTTTGCTCAGTTATGTGCCACTTACGGTGTAGAGCATGAATTGATTACTACTTGGGAACAGTTTCAGAACAGATTAAATCTACTACCAACTACGGGAATTAGGGTTTTAGAGTTGCGGACAAACCGCAAATTTGATGCTAAGTGGCGTCAGGAAAATTTGGGTAAGTTTTCAGCAGCCCACACTTTTGAATAG
- a CDS encoding antibiotic biosynthesis monooxygenase produces MVQIDRLNNALVGLDLYTVAERHQSGLVNAIKEQIQSWKSNAYFVSASVHQSLDGVRVFTYSQWQPKFDHRSLQRPVVFREFFPPDSLQLEVSASKSRTTEVEISAGDRITHLAEFRMMPANQPEMVKRTTVELDRAMNDAPGLISATFHRSLDGTRMFNYGQWESKEAFEAILKQPGFNPDKPYWEGLARNEFHLYNVVHVASAS; encoded by the coding sequence ATGGTTCAGATTGATCGGTTAAATAACGCGCTCGTTGGATTAGATTTGTACACAGTTGCAGAGCGGCATCAATCAGGATTAGTGAATGCTATCAAAGAGCAAATCCAATCCTGGAAGTCCAACGCCTACTTTGTATCAGCTAGTGTGCATCAAAGTTTAGATGGGGTTCGTGTCTTCACCTACAGTCAGTGGCAACCCAAGTTTGATCATCGCAGTTTGCAGCGTCCAGTGGTGTTCAGAGAGTTTTTTCCACCAGACTCGTTGCAGTTAGAAGTGTCGGCAAGCAAATCGAGAACAACAGAAGTTGAGATTAGTGCAGGTGATCGCATTACACATCTGGCAGAATTTCGCATGATGCCAGCAAACCAACCAGAAATGGTGAAGCGGACAACGGTTGAACTAGATCGGGCTATGAATGATGCGCCAGGGCTAATTTCTGCAACATTTCACCGTAGTTTAGATGGAACGCGGATGTTTAATTATGGTCAGTGGGAAAGCAAGGAGGCATTTGAAGCAATTCTCAAGCAACCAGGGTTCAACCCGGACAAGCCCTATTGGGAGGGGCTAGCCCGCAATGAGTTCCATCTATACAATGTTGTTCACGTTGCGTCAGCCAGCTGA
- a CDS encoding PPC domain-containing DNA-binding protein: protein MKLVAIRLKPDKDLRKSLKKFALDRNIQAGFIISAIGSLKQAKIRFANQQTSTLLTDKFEILSLNGTIATTGVHLHIAIADSQGKTIGGHLDDGCIIYTTAEIVIGTTDAFTFLRTIDEQTGYQELEIIDKMKNN, encoded by the coding sequence ATGAAACTTGTAGCTATTAGGCTGAAACCCGATAAAGATTTAAGAAAAAGTTTAAAGAAATTTGCCTTAGATAGAAATATTCAAGCAGGATTTATCATCAGTGCGATCGGCAGCCTTAAACAAGCAAAAATTCGCTTTGCCAATCAACAAACCAGTACATTATTAACCGATAAATTTGAAATTCTTTCCCTCAACGGCACAATCGCAACAACAGGTGTTCATCTTCACATTGCGATTGCCGACTCACAAGGTAAAACCATCGGCGGGCATCTCGATGATGGATGTATTATTTACACAACAGCGGAAATAGTTATTGGTACAACAGATGCTTTTACTTTTCTGAGAACTATTGACGAACAAACAGGGTATCAAGAATTAGAAATTATTGATAAGATGAAAAATAATTAA
- the gltX gene encoding glutamate--tRNA ligase yields the protein MTVRVRLAPSPTGNLHIGTARTAVFNWLFARHHDGKFILRIEDTDLERSRPEYTESILQGLQWLGLNWDEGPVFQTQRLEIYKSAVQTLLDKGLAYRCYTTAEELEALRESQKARGQAPRYDNRHRNLTPEQEAAYKAEGRSSVIRFKIDDDREIVWNDLVREKMVWRGSDLGGDMVIARAVADGIGQPLYNFAVVVDDMDMQITHVIRGEDHIANTAKQILLYEAFGAKLPEFAHTPLILNQEGRKLSKRDGVTSISDFKQMGFTAEALVNYMTLLGWSPPDSTQEIFTLQEAAKQFSFERVNKAGAKFDWAKLDWLNSQYIHAMPVDKLTDLIISYWQEAGYQFTGGRDRSWLEQLVTLIQPSLTRLVDAVEMSKLFFTDSVEFSEEAATQLKQEGVALTLNRVITSLENQQELNEASAQEIIKQVVKEQNVKKGLVMRSLRAALTGDMHGPDLIQSWLLLNQIGLDKHRLMKATLESN from the coding sequence GTGACTGTTAGAGTGCGTCTTGCTCCCAGCCCAACTGGGAATCTACATATAGGTACAGCCAGAACAGCTGTATTTAACTGGTTATTTGCTCGTCACCACGACGGCAAATTTATCCTGCGAATAGAAGACACAGATTTAGAGCGATCGCGTCCCGAATATACGGAAAGTATTCTCCAGGGATTGCAATGGTTGGGATTGAACTGGGATGAGGGGCCAGTTTTTCAAACTCAACGCTTGGAAATTTACAAAAGCGCGGTACAAACCCTTCTAGACAAGGGATTAGCTTATCGCTGCTACACCACTGCTGAAGAACTAGAGGCACTGCGAGAATCCCAAAAAGCAAGAGGACAGGCTCCCCGCTATGACAACCGTCACCGCAATCTGACTCCAGAACAAGAAGCAGCTTACAAAGCTGAGGGGCGTAGCTCTGTAATTCGCTTCAAAATAGATGACGACCGGGAAATTGTCTGGAATGACCTAGTACGAGAGAAGATGGTTTGGCGGGGTAGCGATTTGGGCGGTGATATGGTTATCGCTCGTGCCGTCGCAGATGGTATCGGTCAACCTCTGTACAATTTTGCGGTTGTTGTCGATGACATGGATATGCAAATTACCCATGTGATCCGAGGAGAAGACCACATCGCCAATACTGCTAAACAAATCCTGTTATATGAGGCTTTTGGAGCAAAATTACCAGAATTTGCCCACACACCCTTAATTTTGAATCAGGAGGGACGTAAGCTTTCTAAGCGAGATGGCGTTACTTCCATCTCTGACTTTAAACAAATGGGTTTTACTGCTGAAGCTTTAGTAAATTATATGACCTTGTTGGGTTGGTCGCCTCCAGATTCTACTCAGGAAATCTTTACTTTACAAGAAGCTGCCAAGCAGTTTAGCTTTGAGCGTGTAAATAAAGCAGGCGCAAAGTTTGACTGGGCGAAGTTAGATTGGCTCAATAGTCAATATATTCATGCCATGCCTGTAGATAAACTGACAGATTTGATAATTTCCTACTGGCAAGAAGCTGGCTATCAATTTACAGGCGGACGCGATCGCTCTTGGTTAGAGCAGTTAGTGACTTTAATTCAGCCAAGTTTGACTCGCTTGGTGGACGCTGTAGAGATGAGCAAACTGTTTTTCACCGATTCTGTGGAATTTAGTGAAGAAGCTGCTACCCAACTCAAGCAGGAAGGTGTTGCTCTTACCCTTAACAGGGTGATAACTAGTTTAGAAAATCAGCAGGAACTAAACGAAGCTAGCGCCCAGGAAATCATTAAACAGGTGGTGAAAGAGCAAAACGTGAAAAAAGGTTTAGTTATGCGTAGTCTTCGGGCTGCTTTGACTGGAGATATGCATGGCCCAGATTTAATTCAATCGTGGTTGCTACTAAATCAAATTGGATTAGACAAACACCGCTTAATGAAGGCAACACTAGAAAGCAATTAG
- a CDS encoding YlqD family protein, whose amino-acid sequence MDVSKPQLLLKRVVNVKAIVTPLWKEEVQQQLQAQINQTDQQLQQLDIQGQRAVAEIQKQSLQPPGPQTLQQIENIQFQVNQKKSELLEQKNQSLQNLQQVQLLELDQEVNQFQMEGFFRIEPGDNLISKMQVEIVLRDGVVEEIRGDI is encoded by the coding sequence ATGGATGTCTCCAAGCCTCAACTGCTTCTAAAACGCGTCGTCAACGTTAAAGCCATTGTCACTCCTCTATGGAAAGAGGAAGTGCAGCAGCAACTGCAAGCGCAAATCAACCAAACTGATCAGCAATTGCAACAGTTGGACATCCAAGGACAACGAGCGGTTGCAGAAATTCAAAAACAAAGCCTGCAACCGCCTGGGCCTCAAACTCTCCAACAAATTGAAAATATCCAATTTCAAGTCAATCAAAAGAAAAGCGAACTGCTAGAGCAGAAAAACCAAAGTCTGCAAAATTTACAGCAAGTGCAGCTTTTAGAGTTAGATCAAGAAGTCAACCAATTTCAAATGGAAGGCTTTTTCCGGATCGAACCGGGGGATAACTTAATTAGTAAAATGCAGGTCGAAATCGTGCTACGCGACGGCGTTGTAGAAGAAATTCGCGGCGATATTTGA
- the ftsH2 gene encoding ATP-dependent zinc metalloprotease FtsH2 → MKFSWRVLVLWTLPALVIGFFFWQGAFSGAPADMSKNTASTRMTYGRFLEYLDADRIASVDLYEGGRTAIVEAVDPDLDNRVQRVRVDLPVNAPEVITKLKEQGVSFDAHPMRNDGAIWGLLGNLIFPILLITGLFFLFRRSSNLPGGPGQAMSFGKSKARFQMEAKTGVKFDDVAGIEEAKEELQEVVTFLKQPEKFTAVGARIPKGVLLVGPPGTGKTLLAKAIAGEAGVPFFSISGSEFVEMFVGVGASRVRDLFKKAKDNAPCIIFIDEIDAVGRQRGAGIGGGNDEREQTLNQLLTEMDGFEGNTGIIIIAATNRPDVLDAALLRPGRFDRQVIVDSPDIKGRLEILKVHARNKKLDTGVSLEAIARRTPGFTGADLANLLNEAAILTARRRKEAITLTEIDDAVDRVVAGMEGTPLVDSKSKRLIGYHEVGHALIGTVLKDHDPVQKVTLVPRGQAQGLTWFTPNEEQGLITRAQLKARITGALGGRAAEDVIFGRDEVTTGAGNDLQQVTSMARQMVTRFGMSDLGPMSLESQTGEVFLGRDWMTRSEYSEASAARIDSQVRTIVEECYETAKRIIRENRTVTDRLVDLLIEKETIDGNEFRQIVAEYTTVPEKPQYTPIL, encoded by the coding sequence ATGAAATTCTCCTGGAGAGTCCTGGTTCTCTGGACGTTGCCAGCTTTGGTAATAGGCTTTTTCTTTTGGCAAGGGGCATTTTCTGGTGCTCCTGCGGATATGAGTAAAAATACAGCCAGCACCCGTATGACCTACGGTCGCTTTCTGGAATATTTGGACGCCGATCGCATCGCGAGTGTAGATCTTTATGAAGGCGGTAGAACTGCAATTGTGGAAGCCGTAGATCCGGATCTCGACAATCGTGTCCAACGAGTGCGGGTGGATTTGCCTGTTAATGCTCCTGAAGTAATTACCAAGCTCAAAGAACAAGGAGTAAGTTTTGATGCCCATCCTATGCGGAATGATGGGGCAATCTGGGGATTGTTAGGAAACCTAATTTTTCCTATTTTGTTGATTACTGGATTGTTCTTTTTGTTCCGTCGTTCCAGTAACTTACCTGGTGGCCCCGGACAAGCCATGAGCTTTGGCAAATCTAAAGCTCGTTTTCAAATGGAAGCCAAAACAGGCGTCAAGTTTGACGATGTAGCAGGTATCGAAGAAGCGAAAGAAGAGCTTCAAGAAGTTGTTACCTTCCTCAAACAGCCAGAAAAATTTACTGCTGTGGGCGCACGTATTCCTAAGGGAGTACTGTTAGTAGGGCCTCCTGGAACTGGTAAAACTCTGTTGGCAAAAGCCATTGCTGGTGAAGCAGGCGTCCCCTTCTTCAGCATCTCCGGTTCAGAATTTGTAGAAATGTTTGTGGGTGTGGGTGCATCCCGTGTCCGCGACTTATTCAAAAAAGCGAAAGACAATGCTCCATGTATCATCTTTATAGATGAAATTGACGCTGTTGGCAGACAACGGGGCGCTGGTATCGGTGGCGGTAACGATGAGAGAGAACAAACCCTCAACCAACTGCTGACCGAAATGGATGGTTTTGAAGGCAACACAGGCATTATTATCATCGCTGCCACCAACCGTCCTGATGTACTCGATGCGGCGCTATTACGTCCCGGACGTTTTGACAGGCAAGTAATTGTCGATTCACCTGATATCAAAGGACGTTTGGAAATTTTGAAGGTTCACGCCCGCAATAAGAAACTTGATACTGGTGTTTCTTTAGAAGCGATCGCTCGCCGTACTCCTGGATTTACAGGAGCAGACTTAGCTAACTTACTCAATGAAGCAGCTATTCTCACTGCCAGAAGGCGTAAAGAAGCTATTACCCTCACAGAAATTGACGATGCTGTGGATCGGGTGGTTGCTGGTATGGAAGGTACACCTCTGGTAGATAGCAAGAGTAAGCGTTTAATTGGTTATCACGAAGTTGGACACGCTTTAATCGGAACTGTGCTCAAAGACCACGACCCGGTACAAAAAGTAACTTTGGTGCCACGGGGACAAGCGCAAGGTTTGACTTGGTTTACTCCCAATGAAGAGCAAGGTTTGATTACTCGCGCTCAACTCAAAGCCAGAATTACAGGTGCTTTAGGTGGACGTGCTGCCGAAGATGTAATTTTTGGTCGAGATGAAGTCACCACTGGTGCAGGTAACGATTTGCAACAAGTAACCAGTATGGCACGGCAAATGGTAACCCGTTTCGGGATGTCTGACTTAGGCCCCATGTCCTTAGAAAGCCAGACAGGCGAAGTGTTCTTGGGTCGTGACTGGATGACTCGTTCAGAATATTCCGAAGCGAGCGCAGCACGTATCGATTCTCAAGTCCGCACCATTGTTGAAGAGTGTTACGAAACAGCAAAGCGGATTATCCGGGAAAATCGTACCGTTACAGACCGTTTGGTTGATTTGTTGATTGAGAAAGAAACCATTGACGGTAATGAGTTCCGCCAAATAGTTGCTGAGTACACAACCGTACCTGAAAAACCGCAGTATACACCAATTTTGTAA
- a CDS encoding cytochrome codes for MRKIIIGVMGPGGKATAVDLKNAYELGKLIAQAGWVLLTGGRNVGVMNAASQGAKSVNGLTVGILPDANQQTISEAVDIAIFTDMGNARNNINVLSSNVVIACGLGAGTVSEVALALKGNKQVILLSDDKQSKVFFHNLSPENIYVVESAEEAIATAKAILNTD; via the coding sequence ATGAGAAAAATCATAATTGGAGTGATGGGGCCAGGAGGAAAGGCAACAGCAGTTGATTTAAAAAATGCCTATGAACTAGGTAAGCTCATTGCTCAAGCTGGGTGGGTTTTACTGACTGGCGGTAGAAATGTTGGGGTAATGAATGCAGCCAGTCAGGGAGCAAAATCTGTCAATGGTTTAACGGTTGGTATTCTGCCGGATGCTAATCAACAGACTATTTCTGAGGCAGTCGATATTGCTATTTTTACTGACATGGGTAATGCTCGTAATAACATCAATGTACTTTCTAGTAATGTGGTAATTGCTTGTGGATTAGGTGCGGGAACAGTTTCAGAAGTTGCATTAGCTTTGAAAGGAAATAAGCAAGTAATTTTATTGAGTGACGACAAACAAAGTAAAGTTTTTTTCCATAATTTATCTCCAGAAAATATTTATGTGGTTGAAAGTGCCGAAGAGGCAATCGCAACTGCTAAGGCAATTTTAAATACGGATTGA
- a CDS encoding dihydrolipoamide acetyltransferase family protein, with product MSIHEVFMPALSSTMTEGKIVSWVKSPGDKVEKGETVVVVESDKADMDVESFYEGYLAHILVQAGESASVGAAIALLAETEAEIETAKSVAQNQGAGTAKSQTTAATAPGQTADTAAVATTAVATQNGSNNRSGRTVASPRARKLAKELKVDLTGISGSGPHGRIVAEDVEAASGKVSTQPATATPVTPAVAPVTPPSVVQPTPAPTPAVAAVPGQVVPLTTLQNAVARNMVASLSVPVIHVGYNITTDALDKLYKQIKSKGVTMTALLAKAVAVTLQKHPLINANYSDQRIVYPSSINVAVAVAMDDGGLITPVLQNADQLDIYSLSRTWKSLVERARAKKLQPEEYSTGTFTVSNLGMFGVDRFDAILPPGQGSILAVGASRPQVVATTDGMFGVKQQMQVNITCDHRIIYGAHAAAFLQDLAKLIETNPQSLTM from the coding sequence ATGAGCATTCACGAAGTATTCATGCCGGCGCTTAGTTCCACCATGACCGAAGGTAAAATCGTCTCATGGGTAAAATCTCCAGGCGATAAAGTGGAAAAAGGCGAAACAGTGGTAGTTGTCGAGTCGGATAAGGCAGACATGGATGTGGAATCATTTTATGAAGGTTATCTAGCCCACATCCTAGTGCAAGCTGGTGAATCCGCCTCCGTGGGAGCGGCGATCGCTCTTTTGGCAGAAACCGAAGCCGAAATTGAAACAGCCAAGTCTGTTGCCCAAAATCAAGGCGCTGGTACAGCCAAATCCCAAACTACCGCAGCCACTGCTCCTGGACAAACGGCAGACACAGCCGCAGTAGCAACAACCGCAGTAGCAACCCAAAATGGCTCTAACAACCGTTCCGGGAGGACTGTGGCTTCACCCCGCGCCCGCAAATTAGCCAAGGAACTGAAGGTTGATTTGACTGGTATTTCTGGCAGTGGTCCTCACGGTCGTATTGTAGCCGAAGATGTAGAAGCGGCTTCTGGCAAAGTTAGCACCCAACCTGCTACCGCTACCCCTGTTACACCGGCAGTGGCTCCAGTCACGCCACCCTCCGTTGTCCAACCAACACCTGCTCCTACACCAGCTGTCGCTGCTGTGCCTGGGCAAGTTGTACCTTTAACAACCTTACAGAACGCTGTAGCGCGGAATATGGTAGCCAGCCTCTCCGTGCCTGTAATTCATGTCGGTTACAATATTACTACCGATGCGCTAGACAAGCTTTATAAACAAATTAAGTCTAAGGGCGTGACAATGACGGCGCTATTGGCAAAAGCTGTAGCGGTGACATTGCAAAAACACCCACTTATTAACGCTAACTATTCTGACCAAAGAATTGTCTATCCTTCTAGCATCAATGTTGCTGTAGCTGTAGCAATGGATGATGGAGGATTGATTACACCTGTTCTACAGAATGCCGATCAGTTAGATATATACTCACTTTCGCGGACTTGGAAATCTTTGGTTGAACGCGCCAGAGCCAAAAAGCTACAGCCAGAAGAGTACAGTACTGGCACATTTACAGTATCGAATTTAGGAATGTTTGGCGTAGATAGATTTGATGCTATCTTACCGCCCGGACAAGGTTCTATCCTGGCAGTTGGGGCATCTCGTCCGCAAGTGGTGGCAACAACCGACGGGATGTTTGGCGTCAAGCAACAAATGCAGGTAAATATTACTTGCGATCACCGTATCATTTATGGTGCTCATGCTGCGGCATTCTTGCAAGATTTGGCAAAGTTAATTGAGACTAACCCTCAATCTTTGACAATGTAA